One window of the Salminus brasiliensis chromosome 1, fSalBra1.hap2, whole genome shotgun sequence genome contains the following:
- the ckma gene encoding creatine kinase, muscle a, protein MPFGNTHNNFKLNYKVEEEYPDLSKHNNHMAKVLTKEMYAKLRDKQTPTGFTLDDIIQTGVDNPGHPFIMTVGCVAGDEESYEVFKDLFDPVISDRHGGYKATDKHKTDLNFENLKGGDDLDPNYVLSSRVRTGRSIKGYALPPHNTRGERRAVEKLSVEALNSLDGEFKGKYYPLKAMTDAEQEQLIADHFLFDKPVSPLLLAAGMARDWPDARGIWHNENKTFLVWVNEEDHLRVISMQKGGNMKEVFRRFCVGLNKIEEVFKKHNHGFMWNEHLGFVLTCPSNLGTGLRGGVHVKLPKLSQHAKFDEILTRLRLQKRGTGGVDTASVGGVFDISNADRIGTSEVEQVQCVVDGVKLMVEMEKKLEKGEAIDSMIPAQK, encoded by the exons ATGCCTTTCGGAAACACCCACAACAACTTCAAGCTGAACTACAAGGTCGAGGAAGAATATCCTGACCTTTCTAAGCACAACAACCACATGGCCAAGGTGCTGACCAAGGAGATGTATGCCAAGCTGAGGGACAAGCAGACCCCCACTGGCTTCACTTTGGATGACATCATCCAGACTGGTGTTGACAACCCTG GTCACCCCTTCATCATGACTGTCGGCTGCGTTGCTGGTGATGAGGAATCCTACGAAGTGTTCAAGGACCTCTTTGACCCAGTCATCTCCGACCGCCATGGTGGATACAAAGCCACTGACAAGCACAAGACTGACCTGAACTTCGAGAACCTGAAG GGTGGTGATGACCTGGACCCCAACTACGTTCTGAGCAGCCGTGTGCGTACTGGCCGCAGCATTAAGGGATACGCCCTGCCCCCCCACAACACCCGTGGAGAGCGCAGAGCTGTGGAGAAACTGTCCGTTGAGG CTCTGAACAGCCTGGATGGCGAGTTCAAGGGCAAATACTACCCCCTGAAAGCCATGACCGATGCTGAGCAGGAGCAGCTGATTGCTGACCACTTCCTCTTTGACAAGCCCGTCTCCCCcctgctgctggctgctggTATGGCCCGTGACTGGCCCGATGCCAGAGGCATCTG GCACAACGAGAACAAGAccttcctggtctgggtgaatGAGGAGGACCATCTCCGTGTCATCTCCATGCAGAAAGGTGGCAACATGAAGGAGGTCTTCAGGCGCTTCTGCGTCGGCCTGAACAAG ATTGAGGAGGTGTTCAAGAAGCACAACCATGGTTTCATGTGGAACGAGCACTTGGGCTTCGTCCTTACCTGCCCCTCCAATCTGGGAACTGGCCTGCGCGGTGGTGTCCACGTCAAACTGCCCAAGCTCAGCCAGCACGCCAAATTTGACGAGATCCTGACCAGACTGCGCCTGCAGAAGCGTGGCACag GTGGTGTGGACACTGCCTCAGTGGGTGGCGTTTTTGATATCTCCAACGCTGACCGTATCGGTACCTCAGAGGTGGAGCAGGTGCAGTGCGTGGTGGATGGTGTTAAGCTCATGGTTGAGATGGAGAAGAAGCTGGAGAAGGGTGAGGCCATTGACAGCATGATCCCTGCCCAGAAGTAA